The genome window TAAACCAGCTGCTCGTCGAAATGGACGGCTTCGAATCCAACGAGGGCGTCATCCTCATCGCCGCCACCAACCGCCCCGACGTCCTGGACCCGGCGCTTTTGCGCCCCGGCCGCTTCGACCGCCAGGTCGTGGTGCCCACGCCCGACGTGCGCGGACGCCGGCGCATCCTGGAAGTCCATTCCCGCCGCTCGCCGCTGTCGCCCGACGTCGACCTCGACGTCCTGGCCCGGGGCACGCCCGGCTTTTCCGGCGCCGACCTGGAGAACCTGGTCAACGAGGCCGCGCTCCAGGCCGCCAAGGTCAACAAGGACCGGGTGGACATGGCCGATTTCGAGCACGCCAAGGACAAGGTGCTCATGGGCAAGGAGCGCCGCAGCCTCATCCTCACCGACGAGGAGAAGCGCACCACCGCCTACCACGAGGCCGGCCATGCCCTCGTGGCCAAAAAGCTCCCCGGTTCCGACCCCATCCACAAGGTCTCCATCATCCCGCGCGGCATGGCGCTCGGCATCACCATGCAGTTGCCGACGGACGATAGGCACAACTATTCGCGCGACTACCTGCAAAACAACCTGGCCGTGCTCATGGGCGGCCGGGTGGCCGAGGAGCTCGTGCTCAACCAGATGACCACCGGCGCCGGCAACGACATCGAACGGGCCACCACCATGGCCCGCAAGATGGTCTGCTCCTGGGGCATGAGCGAAGTCCTGGGGCCGCTGTCCTACGGCGAGCGCGACAACGAGATCTTTCTCGGCAAGGACCTCGTGCACCACAAGAACTTCAGCGAGGAGACCTCGCGCCAGATCGACGCCGAGGTGCGCAAGATCGTGGAAGCGGCCTACCGCCGGGCCCGGTCCATCCTGGAGGAGGAGCGCGAGGGCCTCGAGCTCGTGGCCCGGGCGCTTTTGGAGCGCGAAACCATCACCGGCGAGGACATCGACCGGCTGCTGCGGGGCGAAACCCTCCCCCCGCCCGAAGCCCCGGCCGGGAAAACGGGTGGGACGGCCGGGGAGAGCTTCGCCGCCAATCCGGAGAGCACGCCCGGCAGCGCTTCTGGCGCCGCGGCCGCCCCAGGCGCGGGACAGGCGGCTGACCAGGTCCGGGCCACGCCCCCGGCCGGCCAGGCCGTCACGCCGCCCGCCGCCCACGACGAGTTCACCCTGGAGCCCGACGACGAACCCGCAAAGCCCGGCGGGGACGGCCATGGCCGATGAGCGCCCGGCCGCCCTCTGGCGGCTCGGCCGGGGCCTGACCCTCGATTGCCGGACGAACCGCATCGCCGGCATCGTCAACGTCACCCCGGATTCCTTCTCCGACGGCGGCCGCCACAATGAACCGGCCGCCGCCGTGGCCCACGGCCGGGCCCTGGCCGCCGCCGGGGCGGACATGCTCGACGTGGGCGGCGAATCCACCCGCCCCGGGGCGCCGCCCGTGCCCCTTGACGAGGAGTTGCGCCGGGTCGTGCCGGTGATCGCCGGCCTGGCCGCCGCCCTGCCCGGGCTGCCCCTGGCCGTGGATACCTACAAGGCCGGCTGCGCCGCCGCCGCGTTGGAGGCCGGGGCCGTGGCGGTCAACGACGTCTCGGCCTGCGCCTTCGATCCCGGGCTGCTCGACGTCGTGGCCTCCTACAAGCCCGGCTACGTGCTCATGCACAGCCTCGGCCGGCCGCAAACCATGCAGGACGATCCCCGCTACGGCGACGTGGTGGAGGACATCCTGGCCTTTTTCGAGGAAAAACTGGCCATGCTCGTGAAAGCCGGCCTGCCCGAGGCCCATGTGGCCGTGGACCCGGGCATCGGCTTCGGCAAGCGGCCCGAGCACAACCTGGCCATCCTGCGGCACCTGGAGCGTTTCACCGCACTGGGGCGGCCCGTCTATCTGGGCGTTTCCAACAAATCCGTGTTCGGGGCCGTGCTCCAGTTGCCCGTGGAGGCCCGCGACGAGGCCACCGCCGTGGTCGGGGCGCTTTGCGCCGGCAAGGGCGCCCGCATCCACCGGGTCCACGACGTGACCAGGACGGCCCTGGCCCTGCGGCTGGCCGCGGCCCTGGCCGCCTGACCGGGCCGAACTCCGCGCCCATGTCCGCGCCCTTTCTCGACAACCTGCGCCTGTCCTGGGTCGAGGTCCTGGATATCGCGCTGGTGACGTTCATCTTCTACCGGGGGCTGCTGCTTATCCACGGCACCCGGGCCGTGTCCGTGCTCCACGGCTTCCTGCTCATCTGCATCCTCTATTACCTGTCCGGCGAATTCGGCCTCAACACCCTGCACTGGCTTTTGACCAACTTCCTGGGCTCCGTGTTTTTGGTGCTCATCATCCTGTTTCAGGCCGACATCCGCAAGGCCCTGTCCAGCGTCGGGGCCTGGGGCTTTTTCCGGTCCAAGCGCCGCGAGGCCATGGCCGAGGAGGCCCTGGACGAGTGCATCCTGGCCGTCTTCCAAATGGCCCGGTCGCGCACCGGGGCGCTGCTCGTCTTCGAGCGCCTGGTGCCCCTGGGCGACTGGACCGCCCGCGGGGTGGAGCTTTCGGCCCGCCTGAGCAAGGAGCTCCTGGGCACCATCTTTTTTCCGGACACGCCCCTGCACGACGGCGCGGTCATCATCCAGGGGGAGACCCTCGCCGCCGCCGGCTGCATCCTGCCGCTCATCGCCGGCGTGCCCCTGGACGCCACGCTCGGCACCCGCCACCGGGCGGCGCTCGGCATCACCGAGGAGACCGACGCGTTGGCCGTGATCGTTTCCGAGGAGCGGGGCGTGGTGTCCGTGGCCGAGGGGGGCAAACTCATTTCGCCGGTGGACGAGCGCACGCTCAAAAACATGCTCTGGAACCTTTTCGCCAAACGCCCATGAAACCCAATTGGCAGTATCTCTTTCTGGCTTTCGCCCTGGCTCTTTTCTGCTGGTATCTGACCACCGGCCGGGAAAAGGTGGACACCTGGATGACCATGCGCGTGGAGATGTCCGGCGCGCCCGAGGGGCTCTACATCAAAAGCGGCATGGTCGGCTCGGTGGACGTGCTGGTGCGCGGCCCCAAGGGCGTGGCCCGCAAGATCGAGGACAGCCAGCTCGTCTACACGCTGGGCCTCGGCAAGATCGTGCCCGGCAAGAACCGCATCGTCTTCGACGCCAAAAACGTCCCCCTGCCCAAGGTCTACGAGGTGGTGGAGATCCGCCCGTCGCGCCTGGAGCTCGACGTGGAGCAGCGCGCCGTCAAGACCGTGCCGGTCAAGGTGGCGTTGCGCCCGGGCGCGGCCGAGGGCTACACCGTGTCCGGGGCGCGGGCCGTGCCGGATACCGTGCGTCTGACCGGCCCGGCCTCGCGGCTCGATTCCATCAAGGAGGTCCGCACCCAGCCCGTGACCGTGCCCAACCCGCCGCCGGCGCGCATCGAGGAACTGGTGGCCCTGGATGTGCCCGAGGACGTGGATGCCACGCCGCCCTCGGTGCGCGTGTCCATGGCCGTGACCGGCAAGGAGTCGGAAGTGACGCTGCGGGCGCCGCTGGCCCTGACGCGGCCCAAGGGCCGCGCCGTCGAGGCCGCGCCGGACGTGGTGACCCTGCGCATCAAGGGGCCGGCCGCCATCCTCTCGGACAAGGACTTTCCGGGTCTCGTCGAGGCCTCGCTGGAGTTGAAGCCGGATATCGAACCGGGTAAGTATACGGCCTCCTACCGGGTGAAGATGCCGCAGGGCTGCGAGCTCATCGAGGCCAAGCCCGACAAGGTGACCCTGACGGTCAAGTAAGCCCGGAAACCGGGCCACGGAGGCGCAATGGAAAAAAGGCTTTTCGGAACGGACGGGCTGCGCGGCCGGGTCAACGACTATCCCATGACCCCGGAAATCGTCATGCGCCTGGGCCTGGCCGCCGGCGAGGTGCTGCGAAACGGCGGCCGCCGCCACAAGGTGCTCATCGGCAAGGACACGCGCCTTTCCGGCTACATCTACGAATACGCGCTCACCTCCGGCTTTTGCGCCGCCGGCATGGACGTCATCCTGGTCGGCCCGCTGCCCACCCCGGCCATCTCGTTTCTCACCCGCGACATGCGCGTGGACGTGGGCGTGGTCATCTCGGCCTCCCACAACCCCTTCACGGACAACGGCATCAAATTTTTCGACCACATGGGCTTCAAGCTCCCCGACGCCGTGGAGGCCCAAATCGCCGCCCTGGTCGAAGGCTGCGGCCGCGACTGGAACCTGCCCGCTCCCGAGGCCGTGGGCCGGGCCTCCAAGATCCAGGACAGCACCGGCCGCTACATCGTCTTCCTCAAAAACACCGTGCCCCTGGACGTCAGCTTCGACGGCCTCAATGTCGCCCTCGATTGCGCCAACGGCGCGGCCTTCCGCGTGGCGCCCCTGGTCTTCGAGGAACTCGGGGCCAAGGTCCACAAGATCGGCGTGGAGCCCGACGGCACCAACATCAACCGGGGCGTGGGCTCGCTTTTTCCCGAACTGGTGGCCCGAAAGGTCGTGGAG of Solidesulfovibrio sp. contains these proteins:
- the ftsH gene encoding ATP-dependent zinc metalloprotease FtsH; translation: MNSFAKNLMLWAAISLVMVVLFNLFNQPQTQSAKLSYSDFIQKVNAGDVVSVKIQGPKISGVTTGGGKFLTYAPEDPTLVSTLMQKKIEVMAEPDEESPWYMTLLVSWFPMLLLVGVWIFFMRQMQNGGGRAMNFGRSRARMITQESTRVTFEDVAGVDEAKEELTEVVQFLSDPKKFTRLGGRIPKGVLLVGSPGTGKTLLARAVAGEAGVPFFSISGSDFVEMFVGVGAARVRDLFMQGKKNAPCLIFIDEIDAVGRQRGAGLGGGHDEREQTLNQLLVEMDGFESNEGVILIAATNRPDVLDPALLRPGRFDRQVVVPTPDVRGRRRILEVHSRRSPLSPDVDLDVLARGTPGFSGADLENLVNEAALQAAKVNKDRVDMADFEHAKDKVLMGKERRSLILTDEEKRTTAYHEAGHALVAKKLPGSDPIHKVSIIPRGMALGITMQLPTDDRHNYSRDYLQNNLAVLMGGRVAEELVLNQMTTGAGNDIERATTMARKMVCSWGMSEVLGPLSYGERDNEIFLGKDLVHHKNFSEETSRQIDAEVRKIVEAAYRRARSILEEEREGLELVARALLERETITGEDIDRLLRGETLPPPEAPAGKTGGTAGESFAANPESTPGSASGAAAAPGAGQAADQVRATPPAGQAVTPPAAHDEFTLEPDDEPAKPGGDGHGR
- the folP gene encoding dihydropteroate synthase translates to MADERPAALWRLGRGLTLDCRTNRIAGIVNVTPDSFSDGGRHNEPAAAVAHGRALAAAGADMLDVGGESTRPGAPPVPLDEELRRVVPVIAGLAAALPGLPLAVDTYKAGCAAAALEAGAVAVNDVSACAFDPGLLDVVASYKPGYVLMHSLGRPQTMQDDPRYGDVVEDILAFFEEKLAMLVKAGLPEAHVAVDPGIGFGKRPEHNLAILRHLERFTALGRPVYLGVSNKSVFGAVLQLPVEARDEATAVVGALCAGKGARIHRVHDVTRTALALRLAAALAA
- the cdaA gene encoding diadenylate cyclase CdaA, whose translation is MSAPFLDNLRLSWVEVLDIALVTFIFYRGLLLIHGTRAVSVLHGFLLICILYYLSGEFGLNTLHWLLTNFLGSVFLVLIILFQADIRKALSSVGAWGFFRSKRREAMAEEALDECILAVFQMARSRTGALLVFERLVPLGDWTARGVELSARLSKELLGTIFFPDTPLHDGAVIIQGETLAAAGCILPLIAGVPLDATLGTRHRAALGITEETDALAVIVSEERGVVSVAEGGKLISPVDERTLKNMLWNLFAKRP
- a CDS encoding CdaR family protein: MKPNWQYLFLAFALALFCWYLTTGREKVDTWMTMRVEMSGAPEGLYIKSGMVGSVDVLVRGPKGVARKIEDSQLVYTLGLGKIVPGKNRIVFDAKNVPLPKVYEVVEIRPSRLELDVEQRAVKTVPVKVALRPGAAEGYTVSGARAVPDTVRLTGPASRLDSIKEVRTQPVTVPNPPPARIEELVALDVPEDVDATPPSVRVSMAVTGKESEVTLRAPLALTRPKGRAVEAAPDVVTLRIKGPAAILSDKDFPGLVEASLELKPDIEPGKYTASYRVKMPQGCELIEAKPDKVTLTVK
- the glmM gene encoding phosphoglucosamine mutase; translated protein: MEKRLFGTDGLRGRVNDYPMTPEIVMRLGLAAGEVLRNGGRRHKVLIGKDTRLSGYIYEYALTSGFCAAGMDVILVGPLPTPAISFLTRDMRVDVGVVISASHNPFTDNGIKFFDHMGFKLPDAVEAQIAALVEGCGRDWNLPAPEAVGRASKIQDSTGRYIVFLKNTVPLDVSFDGLNVALDCANGAAFRVAPLVFEELGAKVHKIGVEPDGTNINRGVGSLFPELVARKVVETGADIGIALDGDADRVIVSDEKGRILDGDQIMAICALDMLEGDRLPGNLLVATVMSNMALEIFMDAHGGRLVRTPVGDRYVVEAMRAKGAVLGGEQSGHLIFLDHSTTGDGTLAALQLMRIMVRRGKPLSELATLLAPFPQKLVNVPVARKIPFSETPAIERATAEAQRLLAGRGRVLLRYSGTESLARVMVEAEDPTLVERLCASLAETVADALR